Proteins found in one Nocardia brasiliensis ATCC 700358 genomic segment:
- a CDS encoding nitroreductase, which produces MTNQSATKRNDMSRHAEELIRGRRAIRSFRPDPVAEETMQAVFSLAGAAPSNSNTQPWTVEVVSGPARDRLSAALLTAHTQKYLSVDFPYRDDLYTDLHRRRREDFGETVYRALGIARDDHPAREAHSTESLRFYGAPHVALILAPPMADERMAADIGMYGQTLLLAMTAYGIASCPQGLLGFYGETIRHQLGITDGKVLFGVSFGYANTSAAVNRIRVARAKLCETTRFHT; this is translated from the coding sequence ATGACGAATCAGAGTGCGACCAAGCGAAACGATATGTCCCGCCACGCGGAAGAGCTGATCCGTGGCCGGCGAGCCATCCGGTCCTTCCGCCCCGATCCCGTTGCGGAGGAGACGATGCAGGCCGTGTTCTCCCTGGCCGGCGCGGCTCCGTCGAATTCCAACACCCAGCCGTGGACCGTCGAGGTTGTCAGCGGCCCGGCACGGGATCGGTTGAGCGCGGCGTTGCTGACGGCGCACACGCAGAAGTATCTGTCCGTGGACTTCCCCTACCGGGACGATCTGTACACCGACCTCCATCGCCGGCGGCGCGAAGACTTCGGCGAAACCGTCTACCGGGCACTCGGGATCGCCCGCGACGATCACCCGGCCCGCGAGGCGCACAGCACCGAAAGTCTCCGCTTCTACGGCGCACCACACGTCGCCCTGATCCTCGCCCCGCCCATGGCCGACGAGCGAATGGCCGCCGACATCGGCATGTACGGACAAACCCTGCTACTGGCCATGACCGCCTACGGAATCGCCAGTTGCCCACAGGGTCTGCTCGGCTTCTACGGAGAAACGATTCGCCACCAACTCGGAATCACCGACGGCAAAGTGCTTTTCGGAGTGTCCTTCGGCTACGCGAACACCTCCGCCGCGGTCAACCGGATCAGAGTCGCCCGCGCGAAACTCTGCGAGACCACCAGGTTTCACACCTAG
- a CDS encoding TetR/AcrR family transcriptional regulator: MSERQAVQRRRGRGGRERIIAAATALFEAQGLNATSMEQVAAAAPVSKRTLYQHFPTKDDLALSYLRHLVESGRTIDAVLDRDDLPPRDRLLALFALPDAVDAPIRGCPFIDAAAEFPDPHSPAHRYAATQKRRMATRLTELVAALGVTDPRTLGEQLALLADGAASRSMVLNDTGCYDYARAAARALLDAATPAENGSPRH, from the coding sequence ATGAGCGAGCGACAGGCGGTCCAGCGCCGCCGGGGCCGAGGTGGCCGCGAACGTATCATCGCGGCGGCCACCGCACTGTTCGAGGCTCAGGGCCTCAACGCGACGAGTATGGAGCAGGTGGCCGCCGCCGCCCCTGTCTCCAAACGCACTCTGTACCAGCACTTCCCAACCAAGGATGACCTGGCCCTGAGCTATCTGCGTCACCTGGTCGAATCCGGCCGCACGATCGACGCCGTCCTGGATCGTGACGACCTGCCTCCCCGAGATCGCCTCCTGGCCCTTTTCGCCCTTCCCGACGCGGTCGACGCCCCGATCCGCGGCTGCCCGTTCATCGACGCCGCAGCGGAATTCCCCGATCCCCACAGTCCGGCCCACCGATACGCGGCCACGCAGAAGCGCCGCATGGCCACCCGACTCACCGAACTCGTGGCCGCACTGGGCGTCACAGACCCTCGAACCCTGGGTGAGCAACTCGCGCTGTTGGCCGACGGCGCCGCGAGCCGCTCGATGGTTCTCAACGACACCGGCTGCTACGACTATGCGCGCGCGGCAGCGAGAGCACTGCTCGACGCGGCTACTCCGGCCGAGAACGGGTCACCGCGGCACTGA
- a CDS encoding SDR family NAD(P)-dependent oxidoreductase, with protein MLFSPRPSLSWIKPVLDTEASDLADALALNVIAAAAAVRAVLPEMRRHRRGSLLFTTGGAAVEPHRDRAASAIAYAAESAYVRMLHDALADQGVHAAQVTVVGPLGPGARHEPDAVAQQLWRLHTERDQSLVVLR; from the coding sequence GTGCTGTTCAGTCCGCGGCCGAGCCTGTCGTGGATCAAGCCGGTGCTCGACACCGAGGCGTCGGACCTCGCGGATGCGTTGGCGCTGAACGTGATCGCGGCCGCGGCGGCCGTCCGCGCGGTCCTGCCCGAGATGCGCCGGCACCGACGCGGCTCCCTGCTGTTCACCACCGGCGGCGCGGCCGTCGAACCCCACCGCGATCGCGCGGCATCCGCGATCGCCTACGCGGCCGAGTCCGCCTACGTGCGCATGCTGCACGACGCGCTCGCCGACCAGGGCGTGCACGCCGCGCAGGTCACGGTCGTCGGGCCCCTCGGACCTGGCGCCCGGCACGAACCCGACGCGGTGGCCCAGCAACTGTGGCGGCTGCACACCGAACGCGACCAGTCGCTGGTCGTTCTGCGCTGA
- a CDS encoding helix-turn-helix transcriptional regulator — MPRHRQIPWFGYDDIQGRWALVHGEGIAPHSHEQGQLLYAASGVLATTTVGGTWVSPANRISWTPPHFEHYHRAYGDTEISILEVPEALCAALPAHPGVFAVSGLLREAVLKLTGGSTLRPAVADRLLRVIVDELTERPEQALHLPEPVDDRLRAVTDRLHADPASSATLGELGRAVGASERTLSRLFRTELGMSFHQWRTLLRVQHALVDLVHGHSVTEIAVRCGWSNPTSFIEAFTALIGQTPGRYQADLRHPRDISGHPT; from the coding sequence GTGCCCCGACACCGCCAGATCCCGTGGTTCGGCTACGACGACATCCAGGGACGCTGGGCGCTGGTGCACGGCGAGGGCATCGCACCGCATTCGCATGAGCAGGGTCAGCTGCTGTACGCGGCCAGCGGGGTGCTGGCCACCACCACCGTGGGCGGCACCTGGGTATCGCCCGCGAACCGGATCTCCTGGACCCCACCGCATTTCGAGCACTATCACCGCGCCTACGGCGACACCGAGATCAGCATCCTCGAGGTGCCCGAAGCATTGTGTGCCGCGCTCCCCGCGCATCCGGGCGTGTTCGCGGTGTCCGGGCTGCTGCGCGAGGCGGTGTTGAAACTCACCGGGGGCAGCACGCTGCGGCCGGCGGTCGCGGACCGGCTGCTGCGGGTGATCGTCGACGAGTTGACCGAACGGCCCGAGCAGGCACTGCATCTGCCCGAACCGGTCGACGACCGACTGCGCGCGGTGACCGACCGGCTGCACGCCGATCCGGCGTCCTCGGCCACGCTCGGCGAGCTGGGGCGAGCCGTGGGCGCGAGCGAGCGAACCCTCAGCCGGCTGTTCCGGACCGAACTGGGCATGAGCTTCCACCAGTGGCGCACGCTGCTGCGCGTGCAGCACGCCCTGGTAGATCTCGTGCACGGCCACTCGGTCACCGAGATCGCGGTCCGCTGCGGCTGGTCCAATCCCACCAGCTTCATCGAGGCCTTCACCGCACTCATCGGCCAGACCCCGGGCCGTTATCAGGCCGATCTGCGGCACCCACGGGACATCAGCGGGCACCCGACCTAG
- a CDS encoding nuclear transport factor 2 family protein yields the protein MTEDRIADRLAIGELMSGWIHRDREQWEELAGLFHEDATLTFLWFSGSARDFIDGSRRLSGGPLRNKHFIGSPAIEFAGDRAFVETNVILLADHLDSGLGATIHNRFLDRVRRDDGVWRIAQRDSVYDLGGFTYPFGVDGAEHIDAEDLRRRHPREYAALAYLLERSEVPVTGRYPTRFSDRERAIRESGHAWLAGE from the coding sequence ATGACCGAAGATCGAATCGCGGACCGTCTGGCGATCGGCGAGCTGATGTCGGGCTGGATCCATCGCGACCGGGAGCAATGGGAGGAACTGGCCGGACTGTTCCACGAGGACGCGACCCTGACGTTCCTGTGGTTCTCCGGCAGCGCCCGCGACTTCATCGACGGCTCCCGTCGTCTCAGCGGCGGCCCGTTGCGCAACAAGCACTTCATCGGCTCCCCGGCCATCGAATTCGCGGGTGATCGCGCGTTCGTCGAGACCAACGTGATCCTGCTGGCCGACCATCTCGACTCCGGTCTCGGCGCGACGATCCACAACCGCTTCCTCGATCGCGTACGCCGCGACGACGGCGTCTGGCGTATCGCACAGCGCGACTCCGTCTACGACCTGGGCGGATTCACCTATCCCTTCGGTGTCGACGGCGCGGAACACATCGACGCCGAGGACCTGCGCCGTCGCCACCCCCGCGAATACGCGGCACTGGCCTACCTGCTCGAACGCAGCGAAGTCCCGGTGACCGGCAGGTACCCGACCCGATTCAGCGACCGGGAACGCGCCATCCGCGAATCGGGCCACGCCTGGCTGGCCGGGGAGTGA
- a CDS encoding short-chain dehydrogenase — translation MSRAVSHSGKEVAGFGIHVTAVAPGSFRTDWAGRSMIRTERSIPDYDALMDPVRAHRRAADGNQLGDPEKAAAAILSVIESADPPAHLLLGSDGLRLVRAGRAVVDAEIEKWADLSRTTDFAEGAQLPN, via the coding sequence ATGTCCAGGGCGGTGAGCCACAGTGGCAAGGAGGTCGCCGGGTTCGGCATCCACGTCACTGCCGTCGCGCCCGGCTCGTTCCGCACCGACTGGGCCGGGCGCTCCATGATCCGCACCGAACGCTCCATCCCGGACTACGACGCGCTGATGGATCCCGTGCGCGCACACCGCCGCGCCGCCGACGGCAATCAGCTGGGCGATCCCGAAAAAGCCGCAGCCGCAATACTTTCGGTGATCGAGTCGGCCGACCCGCCGGCGCACCTGCTGCTCGGCTCCGATGGCCTGCGACTGGTACGAGCCGGTCGCGCGGTCGTCGACGCCGAGATCGAGAAATGGGCCGACCTCTCACGCACCACGGACTTCGCCGAAGGAGCCCAGCTGCCGAACTGA
- a CDS encoding MFS transporter produces MNSAALDNEPEHTPEPSANAASGTPSTVTTAARIALAVVLTGELMSILDDSVVLTVMPTLQRSLGAGPAVVQWLTAGYALTFALGLITGGRLGDLYGRRRVFLFGTAGFTLASLLCGIAAGPGMLIAARVLQGGAAAVMIPQVLATLHVIFDGENRSRAFGLYGAILSMGSVVGPVLGGVLTEADLFGLSWRPIFLINVPVGLAVLVLGRKFIVESTAAKADRLDLAGVLLSAIAMVLIVFPLTEGHAHGWPLWCFAMLAGGGLVLGVFLRHQQRRRYDSPLVALSLFKDRQFSGGLSAQLTMALLCGLFFLTWSLYLQHGLGMSPLRAALAFTLLALGELAGAMTATKTAGRFARRLPQTGALIALAAIAAYGIQIGSGRAEVTLLAMTVPVVLLGFGFGLIGGPIADLSLAKVPHDRAGSAAGLFNTALQLGYALGIALAGPVFFAATGGAPTGTLNRDGFTGVLWWVGAAVMVLWALMFCLPRRANGSAGR; encoded by the coding sequence ATGAATTCCGCCGCGCTCGACAACGAGCCCGAACACACCCCTGAGCCCTCGGCCAATGCCGCATCCGGCACGCCGTCGACGGTGACGACGGCCGCCAGGATCGCCCTCGCGGTCGTGCTGACCGGCGAACTGATGAGCATTCTGGACGATTCGGTCGTCCTGACGGTCATGCCCACGCTGCAACGCTCGCTCGGCGCCGGACCGGCCGTGGTGCAGTGGCTGACCGCGGGCTACGCGCTGACCTTCGCGCTCGGGCTGATCACCGGCGGCCGGCTCGGTGACCTCTACGGCCGGCGCAGGGTCTTCCTGTTCGGCACCGCCGGGTTCACCCTCGCCTCGCTGCTGTGCGGCATCGCGGCCGGGCCCGGCATGCTGATCGCCGCCCGCGTGCTCCAGGGCGGGGCCGCGGCCGTGATGATCCCGCAGGTCCTGGCCACCCTGCACGTCATCTTCGACGGCGAGAACCGCAGTCGAGCGTTCGGTCTCTACGGGGCCATCCTCTCGATGGGCAGCGTCGTGGGTCCGGTGCTGGGCGGTGTGCTCACCGAGGCCGACCTGTTCGGACTGTCCTGGCGGCCGATCTTCTTGATCAACGTGCCCGTCGGGCTCGCCGTGCTCGTCCTCGGACGCAAGTTCATCGTCGAGTCGACCGCGGCGAAGGCCGACCGCCTCGACCTCGCCGGGGTGCTGCTGTCGGCGATCGCGATGGTGCTGATCGTCTTCCCGCTCACCGAGGGGCACGCCCACGGCTGGCCGCTGTGGTGTTTCGCCATGCTCGCCGGCGGTGGACTGGTGCTCGGCGTCTTCCTCCGGCACCAGCAGCGTCGCCGGTACGATTCGCCGCTGGTCGCGCTGTCGCTGTTCAAGGACAGGCAGTTCTCCGGCGGTCTGTCCGCGCAGCTGACGATGGCCCTGCTGTGCGGGCTGTTCTTCCTGACCTGGAGCCTGTACCTGCAGCACGGCCTGGGCATGAGCCCGCTGAGGGCAGCCCTGGCCTTCACGTTGCTCGCCCTCGGCGAGCTGGCCGGTGCGATGACCGCGACGAAGACCGCTGGACGTTTCGCGCGTCGCCTGCCGCAAACCGGAGCCCTGATCGCCCTCGCCGCGATCGCGGCCTACGGGATCCAGATCGGTAGCGGGCGAGCCGAGGTGACCCTGCTCGCGATGACGGTCCCAGTCGTGCTGCTCGGGTTCGGCTTCGGTCTGATCGGCGGACCGATCGCCGACCTGAGCCTGGCGAAGGTGCCGCACGACCGTGCCGGTTCGGCGGCGGGGCTGTTCAACACCGCGCTCCAGCTCGGCTACGCGCTGGGTATCGCGCTGGCCGGCCCGGTGTTCTTCGCCGCTACCGGCGGCGCACCCACGGGCACGCTCAACCGCGACGGGTTCACCGGTGTGCTGTGGTGGGTCGGTGCGGCCGTAATGGTGCTGTGGGCCCTGATGTTCTGCCTGCCCCGCCGCGCAAACGGTTCCGCCGGACGGTGA
- a CDS encoding TetR/AcrR family transcriptional regulator, translated as MAGDADRTAHHGNRYQRSEQARRAVLEAADDLLVERGFAGLTIEGIAARAGVAKQTIYRWWPSKTEILLDALADDAAQHLTPPDSGDLRADLRIHLHNLAEFLTTSDAGAVFRALTGQAQHDPQVATKLRTDPLGHQRERERLPLQRASDRGDLPPETDIDFLVDQLVGPIYYRALVTGAPIPKEFTDRLVAQVLR; from the coding sequence ATGGCAGGCGACGCCGACCGCACCGCCCACCACGGAAACCGATATCAGCGCAGCGAACAAGCCCGCCGTGCGGTGCTGGAGGCGGCCGATGATCTGCTGGTCGAGCGCGGGTTCGCCGGACTCACGATCGAAGGGATCGCCGCCAGGGCCGGCGTCGCCAAGCAGACCATCTACCGCTGGTGGCCGTCCAAGACCGAGATCCTGCTGGACGCGCTCGCCGACGACGCCGCACAGCACCTCACCCCGCCCGACAGCGGCGACCTCCGCGCAGACCTGCGGATCCACCTGCACAACCTCGCCGAATTCCTGACGACGTCGGACGCCGGAGCCGTCTTCCGCGCCCTCACCGGACAGGCGCAACACGATCCGCAGGTCGCGACCAAGCTGCGCACCGACCCGCTCGGCCACCAGCGTGAGCGCGAGCGACTGCCCCTGCAGCGCGCTTCGGACCGCGGTGACTTGCCACCGGAGACCGACATCGACTTCCTGGTCGATCAGTTGGTCGGCCCGATCTACTACCGCGCGTTGGTCACCGGTGCGCCCATCCCGAAGGAGTTCACCGACCGGCTCGTCGCCCAGGTACTGCGTTAG
- a CDS encoding MFS transporter, with protein sequence MCNACGDVAHVLESKPAPVRKFAALRNRDCRPYLFGAALSMMADNIEHVITYWVLWQKFHSPALAGFEVISHWVPFLLFSVYFGSLADRYDCRRLIQAAQILFMAVSAAWGVLFLTGALRVWEACVLLVLHGCAGALWSPGEQLMLHDFVGRAELPSAVRLNATFRSLGILFGPVVGSALLLGLGPTAGIFANIVFYLPLTLFLCRTRFTGHTRDGHVRRPRVGVLDSMRVFREVRSNRTMVSMIVLAGLGSFFVGASMQSSMPIFAQDLGAGDAGLTYGVLLFANGVGGVIGGVLLEATGRIKPTVTAAIVSTAVYGLTSLCFAATASYPFAVVLLVVGGVANLASMSIGQTVVQLLAPAADRGRVIGLYGVSASGLRAGSGFTVGLIGAAIGVHWSLGLSALALCLGTAATALYVWRGRTATPTTGTSATS encoded by the coding sequence ATGTGCAACGCCTGCGGGGACGTCGCCCACGTCCTCGAATCGAAGCCCGCCCCGGTTCGCAAGTTCGCGGCCCTGCGCAACCGCGACTGCCGCCCGTACCTGTTCGGTGCCGCGCTGTCGATGATGGCCGACAACATCGAGCACGTCATCACCTACTGGGTGCTGTGGCAGAAGTTCCACTCACCGGCGCTGGCCGGGTTCGAGGTCATCAGCCACTGGGTGCCGTTTCTGCTGTTCTCCGTCTACTTCGGCTCGCTCGCCGATCGCTACGACTGCCGTCGGCTCATCCAAGCGGCGCAGATCCTGTTCATGGCCGTCTCCGCCGCCTGGGGCGTGCTGTTTCTCACCGGCGCATTGCGGGTGTGGGAGGCGTGCGTGCTGCTGGTCCTGCACGGGTGCGCCGGGGCGCTGTGGAGTCCGGGGGAGCAGTTGATGCTGCACGATTTCGTCGGGCGCGCCGAGCTGCCCAGCGCGGTGCGGCTCAACGCCACCTTCCGCAGCCTCGGCATCCTGTTCGGCCCGGTGGTCGGCTCGGCGCTGCTGCTCGGGCTGGGCCCGACCGCGGGCATCTTCGCCAATATCGTGTTCTACCTGCCACTTACGCTGTTCCTGTGCCGGACCAGGTTCACCGGCCACACGCGTGACGGCCACGTGCGGCGGCCGCGGGTCGGCGTACTCGATTCGATGCGCGTGTTCCGCGAGGTCCGGTCGAACCGCACGATGGTCAGCATGATCGTGCTCGCCGGGCTCGGCTCGTTCTTCGTCGGTGCGTCGATGCAATCGTCCATGCCGATCTTCGCGCAGGACCTCGGTGCGGGTGATGCGGGACTGACCTACGGTGTGCTGCTGTTCGCCAACGGGGTCGGCGGAGTCATCGGCGGGGTCCTGCTCGAAGCCACCGGACGGATCAAACCGACGGTCACCGCCGCCATCGTCAGCACCGCGGTCTACGGACTGACGAGCCTCTGTTTCGCCGCCACCGCCAGCTATCCGTTCGCGGTCGTGCTGCTGGTGGTCGGCGGGGTGGCGAATCTGGCATCGATGTCGATCGGGCAGACCGTCGTGCAGCTGCTCGCTCCGGCCGCCGACCGAGGCCGGGTGATCGGGCTCTACGGCGTGTCCGCCAGCGGCTTGCGCGCGGGCAGCGGCTTCACCGTCGGATTGATCGGGGCGGCCATCGGCGTGCACTGGTCGCTCGGGCTCAGCGCCCTCGCCCTGTGCCTGGGCACCGCGGCCACCGCGCTCTACGTGTGGCGGGGCCGGACAGCGACCCCGACCACCGGAACTTCCGCTACTTCATGA
- a CDS encoding NAD(P)-dependent oxidoreductase, translated as MTTRQVGLIGLGKMGAALAGRLLDAGYGVTVWSRTAGKADDLLARGATLADRPEDAIATGTVFSMLSNEEAVRQVFTEDRIRSAPEGFVHINHATISPAAAREFAAAGGGYLSAPVIGRPEAVVAGKLAVLISGDADVRAAAAPMLAVLGRKVWDFGAAVDAAPTAKVAVNYLILHALQALSESITLLQHAELDAGQFVEMINDSIFPGPVYGGYGNAITTSTYTPPGFTTTLGLKDLNLALSVADELGVALPVGPALHDVFATAVEQIGAELDWASVAEVTRQRSTARPH; from the coding sequence ATGACAACTCGCCAGGTGGGCCTCATCGGCCTCGGGAAGATGGGCGCTGCCCTCGCAGGCCGACTGCTCGATGCCGGGTACGGCGTCACCGTGTGGAGCCGGACCGCGGGGAAGGCAGACGACCTGCTGGCGCGCGGTGCGACGCTCGCCGACCGCCCCGAGGACGCGATCGCCACCGGGACGGTCTTCTCGATGCTGAGCAACGAAGAGGCGGTGCGGCAGGTCTTCACGGAAGACCGGATACGTTCCGCGCCAGAAGGTTTCGTGCACATCAACCACGCGACCATCAGTCCGGCCGCGGCTCGCGAGTTCGCCGCGGCCGGTGGCGGTTACCTCAGTGCCCCGGTGATCGGCCGACCCGAGGCGGTGGTGGCCGGGAAGCTCGCCGTGCTGATCTCAGGTGACGCAGACGTCCGCGCCGCGGCCGCACCGATGCTCGCCGTGCTCGGCCGCAAGGTGTGGGACTTCGGTGCCGCCGTGGACGCCGCGCCGACGGCGAAGGTCGCCGTCAACTACTTGATCCTGCACGCGCTACAGGCACTGTCCGAATCCATCACCCTGCTGCAGCACGCCGAGCTGGACGCGGGGCAGTTCGTCGAAATGATCAACGATTCGATCTTCCCGGGCCCGGTGTACGGCGGCTACGGCAACGCCATCACCACCAGCACTTACACCCCGCCCGGGTTCACCACCACGCTGGGCTTGAAAGACCTGAACCTCGCCCTGAGCGTCGCCGACGAACTCGGCGTCGCACTCCCGGTCGGACCGGCCCTGCACGACGTGTTCGCCACCGCGGTCGAGCAGATCGGCGCCGAACTCGACTGGGCGAGCGTCGCCGAAGTCACCCGCCAACGGTCCACCGCCCGCCCCCACTAG
- a CDS encoding NADPH-dependent FMN reductase, with the protein MTDQKRVAVLIGSTRPTRICAGIAAWARDTLQEESDLHYDLLDLAEIGLPFLDEPCKAALRQYEHEHTRAWSRLVQSYHGFFFVFPQYNWGYPGVLKNALDYLYWEWRDRPASLLTYGTHGGRRGAEQLIGVLHGLHMRLLDAHVEAVITEQDVDENWQLRDLDSTLAPNRELLRKIGAEMTRALDSNS; encoded by the coding sequence ATGACGGACCAGAAGCGCGTCGCCGTCCTCATCGGCAGCACTCGCCCCACCCGCATCTGCGCCGGGATAGCCGCCTGGGCACGCGACACCCTGCAGGAGGAGAGCGATCTCCACTACGACCTGCTCGATCTCGCCGAGATCGGGCTGCCGTTCCTGGACGAACCCTGCAAGGCCGCGCTACGGCAGTACGAGCATGAACACACCCGGGCCTGGAGTCGGCTCGTGCAGAGCTACCACGGCTTCTTTTTCGTTTTCCCGCAATACAACTGGGGTTACCCGGGTGTGCTGAAGAACGCGCTGGACTACCTCTACTGGGAATGGCGCGACCGGCCCGCGAGCCTGCTGACCTACGGCACCCACGGCGGCCGCAGAGGCGCCGAACAACTCATCGGCGTCCTGCACGGCCTGCACATGCGACTGCTCGACGCCCACGTCGAAGCCGTCATCACCGAGCAGGACGTGGACGAAAACTGGCAGCTGCGCGACCTCGACAGCACGCTCGCCCCGAACCGGGAACTACTGCGCAAGATCGGCGCGGAAATGACCCGCGCCCTCGACAGCAACTCATGA
- a CDS encoding MarR family winged helix-turn-helix transcriptional regulator, whose protein sequence is MTTDAPDPELDLVDGLIQLSFILQAVLGRLAGQQGLSVTQLRMLAVLDDREIGMQQLAGILELEKSSVTGLVDRAERRGLVRRIAVPGNRRAVHVTVTADGRAVVHLVRDAVRAEIGNLANTLSERQQGSFRRSIETLISHYVTQHGIPV, encoded by the coding sequence GTGACCACTGACGCACCCGACCCGGAGCTGGACCTGGTCGACGGGCTCATCCAGCTGTCGTTCATCCTGCAAGCCGTCCTGGGGCGCCTCGCCGGCCAGCAAGGGTTATCGGTCACCCAGCTCCGCATGCTCGCTGTACTCGACGATCGTGAGATCGGCATGCAGCAGCTCGCCGGCATCCTGGAACTGGAGAAGTCCAGCGTCACCGGATTGGTCGATCGAGCCGAGCGGCGCGGCCTGGTGCGGCGGATCGCCGTCCCCGGAAACCGGCGCGCCGTCCATGTCACCGTCACCGCCGACGGCCGCGCCGTCGTGCATCTGGTGCGCGACGCGGTCCGGGCCGAAATCGGCAATCTGGCAAACACTTTGAGCGAGCGGCAGCAGGGGTCTTTCCGCCGCTCGATCGAAACGCTGATCTCGCACTACGTCACCCAGCACGGCATTCCGGTGTGA
- a CDS encoding DUF222 domain-containing protein, whose product MTIHSTALAPDARTPGWPDLADVDLLRTLVETERRRRRLDAAMRAAVAEAERRGLAADTGYRDTVELLTDLLRITAHEARRRIETAAPQARSRSKKVWRVLAAAS is encoded by the coding sequence GTGACCATTCATTCGACCGCGCTGGCGCCGGATGCTCGAACACCAGGATGGCCGGATCTGGCCGACGTCGATCTGCTGCGCACCCTAGTCGAAACCGAACGCCGCCGAAGGCGACTCGATGCCGCCATGCGCGCGGCCGTCGCCGAAGCCGAGCGACGTGGCCTCGCCGCGGACACCGGCTACCGGGACACCGTAGAGCTGCTGACCGATCTGCTGCGCATCACCGCGCACGAAGCGCGCCGACGAATCGAAACCGCGGCCCCGCAGGCCCGCTCGCGTTCCAAGAAGGTGTGGCGGGTGCTCGCGGCCGCAAGCTGA
- the aat gene encoding leucyl/phenylalanyl-tRNA--protein transferase encodes MSDAGDLMRMYLADPDQPFPSVELADSSGLVAFGGDLSPERLLDAYSAGIFPWYNPGETIHWYCPDPRSILLPTDLRVSRSYRRSVASADYAVTMDRAFAEVMSQCAGPRDKEAGTWIGSDMQAAYLRLHHLGHAHSVEVWRDGELVGGLYGVARGRSFAGESMFSRARDTSKVALYWLCAQLTAWEFALIDCQVASSHLTSLGAIDLPRADYLRLHAQAAARPGLVGPWQFDIPVPHSPKHLPA; translated from the coding sequence ATGAGCGACGCCGGTGACCTGATGCGGATGTATCTGGCGGATCCAGATCAGCCTTTCCCGTCTGTGGAACTCGCGGATTCGTCCGGGCTGGTCGCGTTCGGCGGGGATCTGTCGCCGGAGCGGTTGCTGGACGCTTATTCGGCGGGCATCTTTCCCTGGTACAATCCCGGCGAAACGATCCACTGGTACTGCCCGGACCCGCGGAGCATTCTGCTACCGACCGACCTGCGGGTGAGCCGGTCCTATCGCCGATCTGTCGCGAGTGCCGATTACGCGGTGACCATGGATCGAGCCTTCGCCGAGGTGATGTCGCAGTGCGCGGGCCCGCGGGACAAGGAGGCCGGAACCTGGATCGGCTCCGATATGCAGGCTGCCTACCTGCGACTGCACCACCTCGGTCACGCGCACTCGGTCGAGGTGTGGCGCGACGGCGAACTGGTCGGCGGCCTGTACGGGGTCGCCCGCGGACGCTCGTTCGCCGGCGAGTCCATGTTCTCCCGCGCCCGCGACACCTCCAAGGTCGCGCTGTACTGGCTGTGCGCCCAGCTGACGGCCTGGGAATTCGCCCTCATCGACTGCCAGGTCGCCTCCAGTCACCTCACCTCCCTCGGCGCGATCGACCTCCCCCGTGCGGACTACCTGCGCCTGCACGCCCAAGCCGCCGCCCGCCCCGGCCTCGTCGGCCCCTGGCAGTTCGACATCCCAGTCCCCCACTCCCCCAAGCATTTACCGGCGTGA